Genomic window (Neurospora crassa OR74A linkage group VI, whole genome shotgun sequence):
GAACATGTCATTCCCACCTCAGGCTTACTGAGTGCGAGCTCCGTGGAGTACCTCCCTATGCTCCTTACCTCATTCGTGTTGAAATGGACTACCTTACTGTACTGACACTGGACCTAGCACCCCCGGAGCTACCCTTCCCTCGCGTCTTCCCGCGCGGTACCGGAATTGGTGCTTCTCAGGTTGTACCAGTCCAGACAGCTACCTCCCGCCCTTCAGTCCAGACAACCTCGAGGTAGTCCCGGGCAAAGGAGGGCGCCCACCCACTCTCCCACCTGGGACGTGACCTTTCTGCAGTCAAAGAGTCAGAACAAGTGTCAGCACCACGCGAACTCAATGGTATTGGCCTTCAGATGACCCAACGTCATGGCGATCTTCTCCATATTCTCCCCCACGACTGCACATTGCATGCTGAAAAATCAGCAGACGGTGATGCTTCCTTCCCTGTCGCCATGCTTTCGCCGGCCAATGGTACTCTCGTGCGTCTTTTTGCTCCGACTTCCAATGCCCCATCGATTCCCTTTCCCAAAAGCGTGGGCAAACTGATTCGTGTGGCCGACGACTCTGCTGGTCATCTGAAACCAGCTAGCGGCCGCGATGTAGACGGCATGTCGTTTCCATCGTGCTCATTCGACACGCCCTCTACGGTGTTTCTTGCACTGGTCCGCACGGCAACCAGCATCACTACTGCCAAGGTGCCAACGGTGCCATCGTCTGAAGCTCTATGGTCAGAGGGCAGCAAGGGCAGTTCTGAATGCAGGCAGACCTGGGCTTGCCCTTTTGCCCAATCCAGTTACCTTGAAGACTGCAGGAAAGCCAATCACGCTTGGGTTTCTTGGACCTCAGCCCTATATTTGAGCATATTAACACCATCAGGAAATATTCCATTCGCTGTTTGCCCCTTGTATctccccatcaccatccccacCACTTTCACATCGGACCGCTCGCGCCCCTCTATCCGCCTGCTTTTTATCACTAGGTActctactttactattagttGTGCGGGTATTCGTCTCCGATTAGCTCGACTCGGCTCAATTGGCGAGTCTGTCGAGTGACAAAAAGGCACTGCTAGGAGACTCGATCTGCAGAAAAAGACGTGGACCTCCCCATCATCGCTCTTCTCTGACAGTCTGACGATAGATGACAAAGAGCCATCTCCACGCCAATCTTGTATGGATCCTCCACTCTGATATCGGTCATGTCTCTTAAGTTTGTTTCCAGTTCAGTTATGGATCAGCTTGGATGTTGTCCAGACCTCCCCCCATCAGGAAAGCTCTATTTGAGCAATGTATAACGATACAACGGGAGTAAGGGCCCACGTCGGGATCAGAACCTTGGTTCTCAACGGTGCATTTTGTGGGGTTTGAAGACCCATGACTTTATCCTTAGAGGATCTAGACTCTAGTGGATTCTGTCCCTCTCCAGTTCGACTCACAGGCTGtggggatgacgaggaggtgCATCCGGCCGATTACAATTCTCATCACGATCCGCTCCCCTTTGCTCCGTCACGACTACTCCCTTAGGACATTTTTCTTGTAAAAGAGGggtagtaaaaataaaaacaAAGTGGTCGAGATGGCGCAACGTTTGCTGCACCTTGCTAGCCCAAGGGGCAGTCTTCGCATTACCCGCTTCTTCTGAAACCTCCTGCAAAACCACGGGACGAGAGTTGAGCAAAAGCAGCACAGATACCAAACGGGCCGTTCGCTGAAAGGGTCTGTAATTGGTGTCCCGCTCTTTCCGGCCGGCAATGAATCAGTTCCCGTTTCTCGCTGGCCAAAAATACCTGGAACTATTATCAACACCAGTCGAGGGCGTCTTTGGGTCCTGCATACAATCAATGTCATGATCATAGAGCGCTTGTTCTGGAGATGAAGAGACCCTATGTTTCCTTGCCGACGTGTCCTTTGCTGTTCCCTTGTTCCATTGGCGAGGAAGAACGTCGTGGCCAGCTATGACACGGAAACGTTCGACGGTGAAAAGTCCATGACATACTCGCGAGGAATCGCCGATATCGGggccttttctttcctgaCCTTCGAAGAAACAAGGCCCCTCACCTCAAGTCTTAAATCCCCAAATTCTCCTGGATCGGGCATTCGCCAGATCTAGACCCATCTTCCTAAACTTTGCTTATCATGTCTCAGTGAGAATGGGGTTACCAAACACATGATGAATAGAAGTTGGTGACTATTGATCAGCAAAGTATCGCTAGAGAATTCTGCGTTGGCGTCCGGTAGCGATAGCTATTAGCCTCCATATTGTCTCACCTATATGTCCAACCTTACGAAAGAGGAacgaagggaaaggaaaggtcGGCAACAAGTTCCAGAAACACGCCATGTCTACTACACCTGGATTTGTCTTCCTGCTGCATTTCCCGCAGCTCCAACGCTTTTTATGGGGTTAGCCAAACCAATACTGACACTCACGTTACCAGCAAAGGTTTTTCGGTGGGTTCAATACTGAACATGAGTTTGATCCTTATCTGAATGGCATAAGAACATGGTTTGACTTTTAGCCAGGCGCGATGAGCAAGCTGGGCCACTAGGAGGATAGAGTTCGAGCTTTACCCTCCTGCCTAAGCTCCATGATTGTACACCAATGCGCTACATGCCATGCAGAGATTTTGAACGTCCGGTTGCTTTCCCAATATTTGAGTCTTCTCCACGGAGTAAACCGTGGTCAGGTTTCGGGATTAATATGACTATTGCAGGCACGAGGCGAAGTTTATGGTTACTTGTGTATAACGCACGTTTCTCAGACCCGAACCAAACTTGGGCTTTGCGTGGTGCATTGGAGAAGCTAGCATTAATCAAAACAGGATCGCCAGTGCATTCTCTTGATCTCAGCGAGCAACTCGGTACAGGCATGGCCTGTAACTATTCTGAAAGTGTGAGATAAAAGCTGGTCGCCAAAATTTATGCTACTCTAAACCTCATCAGTCACGATATTGGGGTGGAAATTTATTGACATCCATCTATTAtgaccttcctcttctggaCTTTTAACTATCCCGTCGAGCGGGTCCGGGCTGGATATTGGGATCACGTCATCCAATCCAGAGCTATGTTTGAGGCTGAAAATGGTCTTATCAAGCTCTCTTCTACGTAGAAGAATCCCAGAGCTATGGTGATGAGCTATGTGTCGCATAATACGGCGCAATCATAGTCCATCTTGGCATCTTTATGGTGCAAATACTACATAGACCAGAGCAACATTCAGCTTCAAGTCAACCAACCCACTGAGGTAACCAACAGATGGGATTCAAGAAACGAGTTGGCCCCGGGGATGGGATTCCAAGTATACACTGGGCGACACCACAAATTATACTAACGCATATTGTCACACCGACTCTAAATCAACTTCTCGTGCTACAAAGTGTGCATAGGCTACGCATTGCGGTCTCCTGTGTTGGACAGAGGTCTGGACGTATATGTCAACCTCTAAGACGCAACGGATGCAGCAAtatgtggtggtgggttggtATATAAGTAAAGCTGATATGGCCGTGCTGTGCCAATTGTCAGCTGTGGCGTCCTTGGCCGGCCCGTAGTTCCTGGAGACACTCTATTGGTTCCTCCGAGCTTGTGGAAATTGAAGATATCTGCACCGATAATGCTCTTCCAAGGAGGAGTCACTTTGAATCCCCAAAGGCTGTGTAGATAACTGAGGAATGAACAATGGGCTTTCAAGTGGTTGCTGCCCACTGTTGGAGATCGGTAATCGGCATTCGGCGATGGCTCTTTCCAGGAACACCAGGTCTGTGCGTACCCCGTGCCTTCCAAGGGAAAGACGAACAACAGAGGACGGCTCCCACCAAATCAGAGATTTTCCAGACGAAGAACAAGAAATTCAAGTCACCaattctttctctttttccatgATAATTTATGTGGGCGGCATGGCCAAGCTCGATCCCAATGGGTGTCATCATTTGTCAACTCGCACATCAACCTACCACCTCTCGTTAACCATGATCAAGACAACCAGAACCGGTAGTCACGACGAGGATTCATGGAATCGCCAAGAAAGGGTCCTGTCCACTTGGCCCGGGTGCTATTTTGCAGCCATGATAGGAGTTGAGGCAAGGAGGGATGTGGCTGCAGGCACTTTAAACAAATGAGTACCGGTGTGCAACGTCCTTGACTTTTCATCGAATCGGATAAAACATTCGGACAAGAGCAAGTGCTGACTGTTGCTTATGGCATGTACAGAGGGGGGAAGGGTTTCCCAGTGCGAATGCACAGCACCTGACTAGGTATCTACGCAGCTTCACAGGAGGTTGCAGTAGGATTGGAAGAAGTGGCAGACTGGCAAGTCCAACGATTCCACCATACTATCGATGGCCTACCGCTACCGTTGGTCGAAAAGCGCAAGCTTGCATAGCCGAGATCGTCTACAAGGCAACCCTAGAGGTGTCAACCGGGCTGGCAATTGTACGAGCGTACAGCAGATTCCCAGGCATGTCATGACCCTTTCTGGACTGCCGCAATCAAGATAAGTCCGAAACGGGACTCTCAAAGCAAGTGTCCCAGCTGCTTGAAGCTGCACATTCACATCCCAGTGGCAAACCTGCCTTTCTTTACAGTGTGCAGTGTGCAGTTACCCGCCATGTCACAACGGCACGCAGACATTCAGCGGCGCGTCCTGTCATGCGGCCATCCCCTTGACCCTTCACTGCCGACGACTCTCAAAAACACTACAGACAAGGCACCGCCGTTTCTGTCTTGACACTGAACAGACGTTGCGTGGTGCCGGACGACCTCGATAGGTCCGGTCGAGACCGCTTCGGAACGGAGGTTGGGCCATTTCGTCGGTTCATATCGGGGGTCAGCTCCCGTGGTCAGTCTTTAAGGTGGTTTGTACTTTGTCCGCGGAGTGACGTTGTCGGATACATACGGGTTGGAAaaggtggtgctgctgacCTCTGATCCTGTTGGCTGCTTAATAGCCATGCCGGTATCGTCTCGACAGATCCCCGGCCCTCCAACCGTCTTACACACGTCTACCACCGTGATATCACAAACGACCGGGACTGTCCTTCGCAGCCTTCTTTTCCAGAGCCCCAGTGGGTACGTATGTACGCCTCCTTCGCACCTCATGACAAACACACTCACGTATGTCTGGTGTCCTGCTCATCCCACGAAGGAATCCGTGCCCTCGCTTGGTAACAGGTGAGAGAGTCTTTCCCATGCTCGTTCTTGATCTTCAGAACAGCTGACAGGTACCATACCTATGCTTCATCCACACATTTTCATTTCCACAAGACAATCCAGATCACTTGCTTTTACCGACAAAGAGGTAGCTGGTAGCTTTCCAAGAATAGCAGCAAATCGCCAATAACTCTACCTTGGTCACTCGCTCTCTGGGACTGCGGGAACAGATTGTGGAGAGCAAAGTTTGTCAACAGCTGAAGGCCGGATGAAAGGTTCGGGACTCGGGAGACAAAGTAATAAGCTCAACGACCCGCTCAAGCCGGCGTGATCTCACCATTCCATTCAGACCAGGGGTCCAGCCTTCCGATGTCCGCCGCCAGTTAGGCATTTTAGCATCCGCGAGCCGTCGTTACATCGGGTTGCAACTGGCCAACGGGTGACCAATTACGGGATTGAAGGGGCAGAGTAACTGCCAGCCCGTCGATTGAAGAGGAGCTAGCTTGTCTCCCTGTTTCTCTGTTTCTGGAGAGTACCTACAGGTCCTGGCATTTGTcccttgtttttttttttttttttttttttttttttttgtttaaCCTGGTTCATTCATCTCAACCGTTCTCATCGACGGGATCCAAATAAAGTTAAGAACATACAATAGCAAAAGCATGACATGCAACTAGTGGGCCGGAGATCCGCGCGAAAGGCCTTGTTCCcggggtgggggggggggggggggggggtgcaCTCTGGAGTGTCCTCAAGGGTGTTCACTGGAAGGACAGTCAGGGAGTTTTCCTTTGAAACGGAACCCGTTGATATTCGCATGACATGTAGAGAGTTTACACCTTCCCACAGCAGCGGCATGCCCATCGTGCCTCCGCCTGCACACAGGGGTTGGTAATTCAGGTTTCCGGGCCGCTCGGCTTACACTCCCATTCTTTCTCCAAGGGACGTACAATGCTCCCCGAAATCAAGATATCAGTTGTCACTATCGCTGAACTCATTGCTCTCCTGGATGAATATCAGGGGCACCCTTCTCTgtgccagccagccagccatgaCAGATGGTGAATCTACATGATCCCGGAATTTAAAAACTAGTTGAACTTCTCAGTACCGCCGTAGTCCGTATCTGCATGGTTTATTTAACCACTTCCGTGACTCTCTCTCGCCATTTCTTTGTATTACTGTTCGCTTCATCCTGTAGGGTATGTCGGATTTCGGATGTTAGATGTTGGATACAAGATGTCAGATGAGTTGTGGTAGCCTGCGGTAAAGAAAATACCCAATATCGAACATAATCAAATCACTTTCCCAAAAAGCGCGAACGTTGTGGTAAAGTTTCGTGATGGACGAGTTCAGGGGTTTCCAAAGGATAGGTGTAAAAGGAGCGAGAAAACCGGGCATAGAGGTATGAAAGAATTGGGATAATTTAtcgctacctaggtaggtacttctaagggaaaaggaaatgTGAGGAATTAATTGGAATGGAAGGGAGTAATGTATTGAACAGAACGCTGCGAGGAAAAGAGTGTCTTCTCATAgtctgctcttcttcttcttcttcttcttcttcttcctctgcaGTTCCACATGTCCAACTTGTATGTTTTCTCGTGGGAATCTTGATTTCTGTCAGTGTAGAACCGCAATGACTACCTAGATTACTCTTCAGTGTCATCGGAATGTTATCCTTCCAACTAGGTAGTAAGGGAGATTCAATATGGATACCTTATTTACTAGGCGGGAAGAGGCCACCGTCTCTCATGGTAAGGTATGCCAACAAGTAAGACCGTCAAACCTCGTTTTCTCCCCAtagaggcaggtaggtaggtaggtatgttcctaggtacctaggtatttgATGGAAACATTCTCGTATCGAAAGAGCAATAATCCCTGTGGACACTGATACTATTCTACATCCACGATACGAAGCGTGAAGAGGGTAAACGTCTGTTTGGAAAACTTGTACGGACGGTCGGTCATAGCAGAGATATCTAGGAGCAAAGATAGAATGGACATAGGTTCACGTCTTGCAGGCAGGCAGTGAGAAGTGACAGTGAAAGACATGGATGTCAATGGGGTTCCATCCCTAGAGGTATGATTACTATGTCCTTTCAGAAAGACCGTAGGTATCTACTAGACACCTAACTAGCTACCTCTGGTaagaagcaggaggaggatacCTTGGGTAGTTGATCCCATTCACCTCCACCAAGACCACTTACTACTGACTCTCCTGGCACCTCATCCCGTCACTAGGAACCTAGTGATACACATAAACAAGTCAGTCAACCGTCCACACGTCAATAGGTAAAGAAACCACAGGGCACATCAAGAAATTTTGTAGGTAGTAAAGCGTATGTCAATGACTAACCTTCCTTTCTAACGGCCATTGCAATCCACAACATCACCCGAACCTAGATAGGTAAATCCCTCTACAGTCCCTTGCTAAGATGCCTGAAAAGTTTTGTTAGCATGGTCCGTGTAGGAAGAGTAACTTTCTGCAAGTCTACCTAAAGTTAGGTAGAAAGAAGTAAGTAGCAGGGCAAGGTAAAAGACAGCTAAGGGCATAGCTCACTGAGCCGCTTCGTTGAGTGCTCATGGTACCTAGTCCTGGAGACGGTTCGTTTTAGCTCTGTTAGTTGAATTGAAGTGAAGGAGCGGATGAACAGTAGGTACTTCGGTTGCGACTTTGCATGTGGCATTGAATTGATGGTAGCCAGTCGTGTGGTTGGTCTTAGGTACTTTTACAGTTCATCTTGGATATAGCTAGCCTTGAATACCACTTGGTACTGGGCACTTGGTACTGGGCACTGGGCGCTGGGTACCATGATGGCGATTCTAGGAGTACTGGTGATGCAAGAAACTACCGGGGACTCTACAAGGCTGAACTCTTGCCGGCAGATCCTTGAACATGTATGTACCACCTTATCATGACCAACGAAAAGTAGGCAGGCAACTTGGAGGATGAAGTAGGTAAAGTGTGTTTTGACGAAGGTACTGGCAgggaagcaaaaaaaaaaaaaaaaaaaaaaaaaaaaaaaaaaaaaaaaacacgaAAACCTTCAGGTGTTACTGGTAAATGTTACATACGTAGAGCATCCTATCTCTGCTTCTGCTTAGTtgttctgcttcttcttggcatcCTTGACATCCTCCTTCTGGTGGTCTTTTCCCTTCTCATCACCGACTCCAGAACTCTCCCCCTCAGACTGGCGGGCAGGAGGGTAATACGGAGTCGGCGGACGTTTGGAGAGGGCGTCTTCTGAGGACTTGGCTTTGTCGAAGTGAGATTtggggaggatgaagaggggtTTCGGTTTTTTGGACGAGGGTGTTCCGGTTGGTTTGGATGACATTTTTGAGGACTTTCTTGTTTGAGACTTTTGTAAATGTCGATGTCGCCAATTTGGTTGAGGAGGTTTTCGACAAGTGTGTCTGTCTGGTAATTGATAACTGGCGGATTGCCGATGAACTGTCGATGGTTGGTGACAGTTTACTAGACTAGAGAGTTTggactacctctagactaGACTTGGCGAGGATTGGAAGTAGACTGGAAAAGTAAGAAGGGAGCCCGCACACATCGATATTTGTGCTCGAGCTGTTGGACTACCTGTCAGATCGTGTCGTAGTCGAACATTCCATTGATGTGCAATCAATGGCTTGCCGGGGAAGGCGGTAGAGCGGTTGTGATGGAGGAGTGAATAGGTGTAACAGCTACAATAGGTAGAATAGGTAAACAGGTGGAATGGCAAAAGTGGAGTGCTTTATGATAAGTAATACATCAAACTCTATTGACAAAGGTTACGTTAGGCGGTTGGGGACTTGGGATGACAACAAAGGGGGTTGGACTCCGTTGAATAGGTAGCTGGAAGTTTCGTGAAGGGACTCGTGACGTTTGTTGAAGTAGCAAGGGCTTGAGCTTGTGTATTGGTGAGATGATTATTACCAGCCAAGTTTGCCGGATGGTTGCTATTGTCCTCTATTCGGTGCGAAAGGCTTCCTCTGTGCGAGTGTCGCAGGATTTCATCCGAAAGATTTGCTGGGTGCGGTGGCCACCAAGGTACATCTGATGGAAAACAATCCGTTACTTTTTTTATGTGACAATGGAAGCCCGTACTTGCCGATGAAGTGTTGGCCACTTCATATGAACATATTCTAGATCATGCTGATGAGTGTTGCCCATCATTCTATCCGATGAAGCCATCCCCAACTCCAATCTCACATACTAAAGTAAAACCCGGAGAACACTCCTCATGATCGACGCTCGACAGCTTGAAACTCGCGTGATTTTACCCTCGAATCTCCAGCTAGTGACTTCACCAGTGCGGGGATACAACTTCGAATctctcttccccctcctTGTTCTCGGTAGTGGGCATGGTGGGTGGGTGTTTACCCCGGATTCTGGAGGGTTTATTGTGCGAGTAACGGGCGGAGAGAGAATAGCGCGGGTGTGCCGGCTTATGAGAGAAAGTATATGAGGGGCAGGAAAAGTCTAGAAATCATTACTATAGCCTCGAGGATCTTGTTGTTCATGGCATTTCCCAATTCGGTCCTCCGAGTGTCATCTGTGATGCAAGCAATGAAACCGACCATGTTCCGGAAAAGAATTGCGATTGTCCAATGTTTCAAAACATACTAGGTAGCGGCGGGCGATCCTTAACAATTTCCACTAGAGAGTGGGTCCCTGCTCCCTAGCGCCCTAAAAGCGGGTGGTCCCTGCCGCCCGCGCAGGCCAGGCCTTACTATGTTACAGCCCTCACACCCGACCTCAGCCGCACAGCCCCCCACTGAGCCGCTGCAGCGGGTCAGATTCAGCGGACAACTTCAGGGCAACATGAACGTCCAACGATGGGCACTTCAAGATATCGTCATTTTTCCCGTTTTCAACTTCACTTCCAAGTTTCTTGGTCTATCGTGGATCATCCCAACAATCACGCGCGTGCTACCTCACAGTCCCTCCTAAGTGAGAAGCACACCATCTACTACGTTATTTCATCGTCGAGTAATCCAaagcatcaccatcacaacTGCCTGCGCCTGGACTCGTCCATCCACTCCCACCTCCCTTCAACACCTTCAACCAAAGACCACCGGCTCCGGCCCCCCCAACTTTCAAAATGCAAGGCTTCAACATGGGCAAATACGTCCCTCCAGACGCGGAAGGCGTCTACTCAGGCAACCAGCTCAGCAAAAAGCACCCCCTCGGCCACCGCGCCTCCAAGCTCGCCAGCCAGGGCATCCTCACCGTGCGCTTCGAGCTCCCCTTTGCCGTCTGGTGCGACCACTGCCAGCCTCACCCCACCATCATCGGCCAAGGGGTACGGTTCAACgcggccaagaagaaagTCGGCAATTACTACTCCACTCCCATCTGGAGTTTCACCATCAAGCATGGGCAATGTGGCGGGGAGATTGAGATTCGGACAGACCCCAAATTGACGAGGTATGTGGTTGTGAGTGGGGGGCGGGCAAGGGATACGGGGACGGATGAGGAGAGTTTGGTCAAACTGGGTCTGGAAGGGagtgctggtggtgggtttgAGATACAGACGGAAAAGGAACGGCAGGAACAGAGAGATGCGGCGTTTGGGAAGCTGGAGAAGACGATTGCGGACCGTGAGAGGGCGGAGGAAGCGAAAGTAAGGATTGATGAGTTGCTAGAGGCGCAGGAGAAGGCTTGGGAGGATCCGTATGCGAGGAATCAGAAGCTGAGGAAGGCGTTTAGggtggggaggaaggagagggagaaggaggcggagaggacGGAAGATCTCAGGGAGAGGATGGGGTTGGGGATTGAGTTGTTGCCGGGcacggaagaggatgaaaggAGGGCGAGGCTGATTGAGTTTGGGGGTGTGCCGGATGTTGCTCAGGGCAGGGATGACGTAGTGCAGAAGGCATTGGCGAGACCGCTGTTTGGGGATGATGGTAAGAACGGCAATacggaggagaaaaaggccgggaagaagaaggatgcgTCCAAGGGAAAGCTCAAGTCGGAGATTGCTGCTACCAAGATGCGGGAGGCGTTGGTTTCCGAGATTGTGGGTAATACCCGCGCGGCCAAGGATCCGTTTCTCGACTGGGGGAGTAGGGAGTCGACACCCAAGCCGCGAGGAGCTTTGATACCCGGGCTCAAGAGGAAACGAGCTGCCGGAGAAGAGACTCCCGATCCACCACCTGTGGGTGCAGCGTCATTGATGACTAGTCGTGTTGCCGAAGGCAGGGATGCTGAGGAAACCAAGAGCGGAAAGCAGACGACAGGGAGTGGCTCAACTACACAAACGAGCAAACCCGGACTCGTGGCTTACGATTCTGACTCGGATTGAGTAAACAACGAAGAGGATTTGACTGGGCGTTGTACATTTACGGAGAGTTTTGGGTCTGCATGGGATATAGCATAGTACCACATCGGAGCGACATAAGCATTGTGTTTTCAGCCTTAGGTTTTACAATCCAAATTGGTTTTACTCATCTGTTAAGTTTTGTAGATACGCACGCAGATGAAGAAGCTGCCTGCGACAATAAACAACCACAAGACAGTTAAGAATCTCTCTGTCATTCGCAAAGAAGCTCGACAGCAAAGACATAATGGATTGGCTGCGTGTAGGTCTAAAAGATGAGCTCTACGTATAATCTATTGATTAGAAACTTGAATATCCAAAGCCAACGACAGTTCCTTCACCCGTCCTTACTGCCCTGCCCCATGGCTGAATGAATATTGAATACAAACCCTTACGCAGGCGGCAAAAACGAAGTAAACAAAACCCCCTGAATCGCCGCATACATGACCATAAACACCACAATCCCCTTGCCcaactgcttcttcttctgctgctgctgctgctgctgctgctgctgcatgtCCCCATCACCGATAAGCAGCTGAGCCAACCACCAGTACCACAGCGGATACCCTGACGATATCCGCGTGATGATCTGCACGTGGTACGTGCTTACCGCCAGGACCGCAAGCAGCACTTGTTCCGCGGCTGCCGAGCCGATGAGGATCTGCATGCGTTGCTGCTGGGCTGTCGTTGGTGACTCAGGGTTAGAGGGGGTGACGGAGCCCGATGAAGGGGTATCTGGGGAGGCAGAAGATGTAGACTTGGCGTCGGAGTTTATGGTTGTTGTTACTGTGGATGATTGCTGACTGAGCTGGTCAAGTGCCGATTTGACTAGGATCGCGAGCATCGGAGCAGCGAGTAAGAAGAGCGGGATGTTGGGAAGGGTCCAGTAGCGGAGGAAACCGACGTTCCTGTTCATTGGAAGTTGTTAGTCATGATTACCATTCTTTCGGCGAATGAATAGATAGGTGATAGAAGTCGGTGATATGGAAAGTGTAAGCAAGACGAGGCGTTTTGGTGTGTCCAATCGCCGCTGGTTTTCTTGACCACCCGGACGAAGACG
Coding sequences:
- a CDS encoding DUF572 domain-containing protein codes for the protein MQGFNMGKYVPPDAEGVYSGNQLSKKHPLGHRASKLASQGILTVRFELPFAVWCDHCQPHPTIIGQGVRFNAAKKKVGNYYSTPIWSFTIKHGQCGGEIEIRTDPKLTRYVVVSGGRARDTGTDEESLVKLGLEGSAGGGFEIQTEKERQEQRDAAFGKLEKTIADRERAEEAKVRIDELLEAQEKAWEDPYARNQKLRKAFRVGRKEREKEAERTEDLRERMGLGIELLPGTEEDERRARLIEFGGVPDVAQGRDDVVQKALARPLFGDDGKNGNTEEKKAGKKKDASKGKLKSEIAATKMREALVSEIVGNTRAAKDPFLDWGSRESTPKPRGALIPGLKRKRAAGEETPDPPPVGAASLMTSRVAEGRDAEETKSGKQTTGSGSTTQTSKPGLVAYDSDSD